Proteins co-encoded in one Marmota flaviventris isolate mMarFla1 chromosome 9, mMarFla1.hap1, whole genome shotgun sequence genomic window:
- the Pou2af1 gene encoding POU domain class 2-associating factor 1, protein MLWQKPTAPEQAPAPPRPYQGVRVKEPVKELLRRKRGHASSGAAVTPTAVVLPHQPLATYTTVGPSCLDMEVSASTVTEEGALCAGWLSQPAPATLQPLTPWTPYTEYVSHEAVSCPYSADMYVQPVCPSYTVVGPSSVLTYASPPLITNVTTRSAATPTVGPQLEGPEHQAPLTYFPWAQPLSTLPTSTLQYQPPAPTLPGPQFVQLPISIPEPVLQDMDDPRRAISSLTIDKLLLEEEDSNTYELNHTLSVEGF, encoded by the exons CCACAGCTCCAGAACAAGCTCCGGCCCCACCTCGGCCATACCAGGGTGTCCGAGTGAAGGAGCCCGTGAAGGAACTGCTGAGGAGGAAGCGTGGCCATGCCAGCAGCGGGGCAGCTGTTACACCTACTGCG GTGGTGCTGCCCCATCAGCCCCTGGCGACCTACACCACAGTGG GTCCCTCCTGCCTTGACATGGAAGTTTCTGCTTCTACAGTGACGGAGGAGGGGGCCCTATGTGCCGGCTGGCTTTCCCAACCTGCCCCGGCCACTCTCCAGCCCCTGACCCCATGGACACCCTACACTGAGTATGTGTCCCATGAAGCTGTCAGCTGCCCCTACTCAGCTGACATGTATGTGCAGCCCGTGTGTCCGAGCTACACGGTTGTGGGGCCCTCCTCAGTGCTGACCTACGCCTCCCCTCCTCTCATCACCAACGTCACG ACAAGAAGCGCTGCCACACCCACGGTGGGACCCCAGCTGGAGGGCCCAGAGCACCAGGCGCCCCTCACCTATTTCCCGTGGGCTCAACCTCTTTCCACGCTGCCCACCTCCACCCTGCAGTACCAGCCTCCAGCCCCAACCCTGCCTGGACCTCAGTTTGTCCAGCTCCCCATCTCTATTCCTGAACCAGTCCTTCAGGACATGGATGACCCCAGGAGAGCCATCAGTTCCCTGACCATCGACAAGCTGCTCTTGGAGGAAGAAGATAGCAACACCTATGAGCTTAACCACACCCTCTCCGTGGAAGGCTTTTAG